From the Cydia splendana chromosome 6, ilCydSple1.2, whole genome shotgun sequence genome, the window gctagggtaatatacgacacaaacatacccacacacatacataggctgctaaaatcattcccatagtcaggtataggtacaatagaccactttaccaaacacaaaaaaaatattccagctgccagcagtaaagaaaccagcttctactccaaagccctaacaatataaataagtttttggcaaaaatataatttttggtacaagcttttatcgctgactgtacttttctttcaacaggcaactaatactccatgagtccattctaacaacaccaagcacaattagtttgcgttgttttatcacagtgttcccatggccacctcatgtctccatcatcagatcagctccatgtcatcataatattgcatttgtcatccgatttacatattgttatgtatgcaaaatttcagctcaatcggaaatcgggaagtgggtcaaacttagctgtcaaatgtatatggccagctttagtgctaacataactgttcctagtattcctatattacctacatgttataagtaagaatattgtacgagtaggtattatattattttataatcttagtagaataggtactaatacaatttatttgtattgaataaggccggcgccccactgctgcgcacgctacatccacggcccacgttttaatacaaaccgtgggcaagcccacgaaattttgtataagaacgtgggtcgtgtacatagcgtgcgcagcagtggggcgccggcctaactcttgcagggaatttgtaagttacttgtgggtatggctactttatttatttaatttataaactttattgcacaaaaatatagaattacgtaaaaatggcgaacttaatgccaaaaggcattatctatcacctactagtcaaccatagaaacaaatatgtgacgttccacggcaaaaggtaccttatggcggctggcgcttacgtcgcatagcgccgcaataatattggagcggcgttaatagttaatagcgtaagcgccaaccgccataaggtacctttacccgtgggacgtcacatataaacactaaaggttggtgcaaaaaccaatcaaaaagcaaatgcagtaggtatatcttagatatacatactaacataaacatacatatatgttataaaaataaatgtactaatatgtatatgggatgatagacactagacgagacatttagcagataactaccgagcatgactactcaaaaaacaaattttcttggggcttgtcttacaggtagagggagtgcattccatagataggttgcctgaacggcaaaacaatcatacataaaacggttatgaagaggaaggacttaaagtttaagtgagcgggacatccggaacgggcataaaaactaaatacttattaataatattttatctttgtgtcttagatttatggcataaagtgtgtctttttctttttcaataaacttttattcttgctacaaaaccagcttctagaatatacaaacagagtaaaaaaatatataagtttttaaagtgaggtctacgggtttcaaagattttaatatttgttagaacccttaagtatgcactttttatgcagtgtgaataaatgtatgcataggtagtgttgtagtgtaacttttacacatcattattgccaaatcaacttcctgcaattatagtagtgatagaacaggtttttaacaaacttttgtcacttagtagaacataatagatagaatgagaagaaatagatattaagtgtcaataatattaaaaggcaccagaaacttttcatgattttagtttaagaaaggtgtacttacatcttcaatcctttcttctagatcttagaacttgtgtgcactgtgcagcattgcattttgtatctctgggttccgagaggctcatgaatctccctgtaggtgtaggcgaacaggggatgctgagttatatatttggctagcattttcttgtgcgccgaagcatcgactgaaattaaacatattcatgacaaaaccagttaatgatcaaacgaactataactttttctataaataaattagagaaacttacattttgggtggcatttcctttagtttacacagcaaatcagtatttttcttcgacttggtttgtattttcactaaattcactgaatcatgcgcgtacgcgatgcttgtcaatgtcaagtgaattgtcagttgaaaaaacacgattatccgtgcatgttataatgtaagtcaatttgtataaagctgtcactcatttaaacatttttcaatttggaagtgtagtaataaaactaactattcgttttcaaacatcttccgacacacgtccgacattttaataaagccaggcattaaatggatttttcataaactctaggcatagacaatcgtggtcacttacgaatgatagtggataactttatacgatatcgacgtggtattcttatcgtagcccgtaaccatgttcagcaaaacgataaaaatacgactatcgttaaaagacgacagtagattccacgcgcaatatgatataaccttgctaagcccgcagcTTGTATAATAACGAATGCAATCGTTTGTGACTGTGAACGCATTCAAACTTGAACGCACCTTTTAGAATTGTAGTGTTGCCAACTTCCACAGATTTTAAAATCGAGAGTAATGCAGAAATTACGACCACCATGTACATACAAGCTTACAcagattattaataaaatttatatttaacactTTCATTATAAGTGTCTTATTGAACCATTCAGTTACTCATTTAATTACCGTTACtcatttatttcatattgtatttatatatcaATTTAATCACGAATAATGACCACTTCGAATAATATACTTAACGAGCACACTTTATATGTATCACAGAAAAGGTATTCTGATAGGTTTCTGTATATTTCCTAAAATAAGAAAttgtgtaataatatcatttatttaaatttgttaaaaactcaaggtaattttgacgtAAACACTTGGCAACCCTGTCCAGTTCTTTTTCTCCTCAAAGTTGTTGGAGACACGTGCGTCTTTAACGCCGAAATATCTAAAATAAGCCAAAATGAGTGAAGGAACCGCGACAATTCGCACCCGCAAGTTCATGACCAACAGGTAAAACTGTAAAACATTGAACTCTATCGGAAACAATGTGAAAAACGAGGTGAAAACTCATTGCCTCGCCATGACAGGTTATGTCTGACAACGTTTGTGATTTTGCAGGTTGTTGGCGCGGAAGCAGATGGTCTGCGATGTGCTGCACCCTGGAAAGCCTACGGTCAGCAAGACCGAGATCCGTGAGAAACTCGCCAAAATGTACAAGGTGACACCTGATGTCGTGTTCGTGTTTGGTTTCAAAACGAACTTTGGCGGTGGCAAATCCACTGGCTTCGCGCTGATCTACGACACACTGGACTTGGCTAAGAAGTTCGAGCCCAAGCACAGGCTAGCGCGCCACGGCCTGTACGAGAAGAAGAGGCCTACCCGCAAGCAGCGCAAGGAACGTAAGAACAGGATGAAGAAGGTGCGTGGTACCAAGAAATCCAAGGTCGGCGCGGCCGCCAAGAAGTGATGTGACGGTTAGGCTGTAAGGTAAataaaaatcacaaaaaaatagTGTTGTGTTTTCTTGTTGACCTGTCATAGTTAAAGTTAACCTCAAAATGTAGACAAATTGCCTTCGTTCTTTAGATCACTTTTTTAACTAAGTGGGTATCAAATCTTTAACATGAATAGATTACCTTTCTTAATATTCAAAAGAAAATATATTCTTTTCTGTTTGCATATCGGATTTGCCTTTACATCCAGATGTAATGATTGATagaattcacatttcattttcattcttAATATTTGTCagtatttttattcaaaactaTACTTTAATGACCAATTCTAGGGTGTTTGTGTTTTTCCAGTCTAGATGGAGATTCATCTTTGCTATTCCTTTTGGATCAAAATTATTCATCTCCAACTagaatataaattttatttttgccaaATCTGAAAGAAcacagtacagtcacctgcactaAAATACGCAATGAAGACTGCAAAAATATCCGACactatcttatttgtagaaccataactATAAGAGTGTGTCACTAATTTTGCGGCCTTTtaagaatatttaaaatattattgcaggtgactatgtTGAATAGATTCAATGTAGATATTGTTGACAATACAACAATAATTTACTATTTATAgtcattaatgtaattttactcattgggtaatgCACTGTAAGGTGTAAGATCGAAAAATGGAGCCAAAGAATCCTTATGTGGCACCCAAGAGACGGGTCAAGATCTAGATGCCCACAACTCAAACGATGGGAGGAAGAAATAATAACTACTGTAGGACCATTCTGGACAAGACTGGCCAGGCAGAGGAAATACTGGAAagagttggaggaggcctttgccaacaGGCACACTGAACTATGAGACTTCATTTAAAAATCAATCCAAGCAAACAGTTCAAAGTTCAGAAGACGGAATTATGccctggctacacttaacgatcacaccctgtataggtatttatttatatttttcggGGATCTCATAAATTACTAACAATTTCGATAAAacttgctatatgggggttttcgggggcgcatttttgattttttatatgttttccgagcaaagctcggacTTCCAGATATTTCTGTTGTAATAAGAGGAATTACCTGAATACACTACTGCAATTATCGTTTGTCCagcaataaaaattataatagatttaaaaataatagatTTTTTATTACATCAACAACTTTAATCAGTCTTATATAATAACTACGTATGTAAACATTCAACTTCTTATTACATGAAAACATTGACACTTTACACTCTTAGTTGCCTCTAACGCCATTTAGTTTGTGTGGTTTGTAACTGATGGATGGGTTTTCTACAACGTTTTTTATATTACCACATTTAAAACCATAATATTCATCGTATTAAATATCTATTAATCGGAAGTTACAACTACTAGAAGTAATTAAACTTAGGGGTCTTAGGGCTCATTTTAGAGATTTCAGTTAGGTACATTGCAGATTACTAAAGTCACATCTAGAGATGGGCCAATAAGGACTATGcctaacttctatgaaattatgacgtttgaataacacttgcaccggctatgaaaatcgctgccaacATAGCCTGGTCTAACTATTTGAGTACTTGTTTCCAAGTTAGCCACAAGGTGGCTAACTCGCAGTCCTTAGGGCctgtacagacggactgcaacttgtatgggaactgcacacTAACGTTGCAGTTggtgtgcagttcccatacTAATTGCATACCGTCTGTATCGCCCCTTATAGTTCAGTTAAGGagattatttttaaaagggcttatatatataataagggctgacgaccggtctggcctagtgggtagtgaccctgcctgcgaagccgatggtcctgggttcgaatcccagaaaaggcatttatttgtgtgaaaaacactaatatttgttcctgagtcatgggtgttttctatgtatataagtatatatttatctatataagtattgtatatcgtcgcctggcacccatagtacaagctttgcttagtttggggctaggttgatctgtgtaagatgtccccaatatttattatttatttattattattattatatgtctATGAACACCATACAGAAATAagccttttgaaaagacactcctcagTTATCTTCCTGTATTCGCATGTAGCTGGGCAGGATTCCGGAGCGCATTTTGGGGCGATTGTGCGCTTTCAACTCGTGACGGAGAATCATCTTCCTGCAACATGGTAAATAATATTCTGGTAATATTCTGTTAGAGTTAATACACGATCACGATGTTTTCCTGAAAATctaatggtaaatatcaaatgatatttcgtacataagttccgaaaaactcattggtaagagccaggatttgaacccgcgacctccggattgaaagtcggacgtcatatccactcggctcaGCCGCCACCGCCGCTTCCgctgttagagttagaccaagaaaagtctgcaacgattttgatagcacacgcagtgcaagtgttattttaagcgtccaacttctatgaaattatgacgcataaataacacttgcactgcgtgtgctatcaaaatcgttgcagagttgTCTTGGTCTAACATGTGGGATGTGGGTCATCATAACATATTGCTTAGAGGTTGTGTACAAATCACgtgaggtgttttcggctactttttgatccccctcccccttgggtgatatttggtgaggtttttggctacccccctcccccacataacctcacatgtatttttttgaaatttttccatTTCGTAAAATattagactcgctattttgaagtgtgGAGTGAAGATTCGAGAAAAAataagtatctactcatgtgctaggtattttttcttagtttcgtcgTTTCGTTCACTGTATAAACCCCCTTCCCCAACGTaatctgtcgtgattttttcgtgacaaCACCAACCAAACCAACAAAGGCTTTcggggccgaaaaatcgatctagccaagtcttatctctgggaaaaagcgaatttttgagtttttatatgttttccgagcaaagccaAATATTATATCATATTTAATACGCATAGCGTTGTCTGTTGTCTCGCTCGAACATCGAGGCATGAGGGCATTTATTtactaaaactttttttttaactgcTAATTTCCATGGTAACCCACCTTGTAGAAAAAGCTTTCGCACATATATTGCAGTTGTAGGGCTTCGCGTTACTGTGCTGAGACGCCATGTGGTTCTGGAGGGCCTGAAACAACCAATAGACAGGTGTAAGATAAGACCACCGATGAACAGCTGCCAGACGCCTGTATCCACCCGTTTATAGTGCAATACAATTTTAAAAAACCTGTTTTTCCGCCCTTAGTtgcctgccgccccgggccttagccccccttggccctagggtaaatacgcccctgccaaaatattactttctgCTGATAACTTGAACTTGACAGGGAGCCACAAGCAatcaaaataagtttttagcaaaaatttaatttttggtacaagcttttatcgctgactgtacttctcTTGTCAACACACACGAGACAATTGTAACGACCCCAAAACACAGTTAGGGTTCCGTTGTTTTATCATTATCAtcgagttcctatggccacttcctgtttccatcatcagatcagcccGATGGTACCATTAAGGCTttgtcacacaggcgcgttttcccgGCGGGgagtgagcggggcgcgccgcttttacatataaaacgctcacgccccacccggaaaacgcgcctgtgtgacggaacctttat encodes:
- the LOC134791525 gene encoding small ribosomal subunit protein eS24, encoding MSEGTATIRTRKFMTNRLLARKQMVCDVLHPGKPTVSKTEIREKLAKMYKVTPDVVFVFGFKTNFGGGKSTGFALIYDTLDLAKKFEPKHRLARHGLYEKKRPTRKQRKERKNRMKKVRGTKKSKVGAAAKK